From Paenibacillus sp. PK3_47, the proteins below share one genomic window:
- a CDS encoding LacI family DNA-binding transcriptional regulator: MKKATMKDIARLANVSVATVSYVLNDVKNQTIPEPTRESILQIAKQLNYVPNLVARSLVKQRTGLVGILINKTADLPYWKRQSYLSLAANLEARLTEAGYHTLLVSLNPEAPAMDIIRERKLDAVFVVDVRDDMFYRISANFTEGVPLILIGCLIGDPLFNQVNYNIPQALAAALSVSQTSACLVMEEHNNKALAQWIIDQSGLPHELIHIVNDSADNRSTLEFFVEQHCDKHIIVINEFLAKEVERLAPGSAISAVCTCGVPEILSAATRPISFQNDRAALAYELMSLLSSGQPADSLKKQNHFWVDVLE; encoded by the coding sequence ATGAAGAAAGCCACGATGAAAGACATTGCCCGGCTGGCCAATGTATCGGTAGCCACGGTGAGCTATGTACTTAATGATGTTAAGAATCAGACCATACCCGAACCTACCCGGGAGAGCATTCTGCAGATCGCTAAGCAGCTTAACTATGTGCCCAATCTGGTGGCGCGTTCCCTCGTCAAGCAGCGGACCGGACTGGTCGGTATTCTGATCAACAAAACTGCCGATTTGCCTTACTGGAAGCGCCAAAGCTACCTCTCTCTCGCGGCGAACCTGGAAGCCAGGCTTACAGAGGCGGGCTATCATACGCTGCTTGTCAGCTTAAATCCGGAGGCGCCGGCCATGGATATTATCCGTGAGCGCAAGCTTGACGCAGTGTTTGTAGTGGATGTGAGAGATGATATGTTCTACAGGATTTCCGCCAATTTCACGGAGGGTGTGCCGCTGATTCTGATCGGCTGCCTGATCGGCGACCCTTTATTTAATCAGGTTAATTATAATATCCCCCAAGCGCTGGCTGCTGCACTTTCCGTCTCACAGACTTCTGCCTGTCTGGTGATGGAAGAGCATAATAACAAGGCTTTGGCCCAGTGGATTATTGACCAGTCAGGCTTACCCCACGAGTTAATTCATATCGTTAATGATTCTGCGGATAACCGGAGTACGCTGGAGTTTTTCGTGGAGCAGCACTGTGATAAGCACATCATTGTCATTAACGAATTTCTGGCAAAAGAAGTCGAACGTCTCGCCCCGGGCTCGGCAATATCTGCGGTCTGCACCTGTGGCGTACCGGAAATTCTCTCTGCGGCCACCCGTCCCATTTCTTTTCAAAATGACAGAGCAGCCTTGGCCTATGAGTTGATGTCTCTCCTTAGCAGCGGGCAGCCTGCTGACAGTTTGAAAAAGCAAAATCATTTTTGGGTTGATGTTCTGGAGTAA
- a CDS encoding C45 family peptidase, giving the protein MDYKTTLYQHIVTEGTHYEIGRALGAIVKQDPPLLSFLSSPFMGADSLLPDAVEHALNCFERYCPGINDEVKGFAHETGIREEEAVFYYSYLQPSGHCSQAAMQSGRLSGSRTYHLRTYEYGWEDAPYNQLLLSTTRVTGKPAHIGFALQLFGRYDGMNDQGLSVTTTSGRIRPDMSEAGFVFPGVVRALLDQCVSVKEAVSLMRSMPISDYRNFLVSDAAGGIALIEVAGTHKEIKLVEAAHTNSPQLVVSANHYTLPSMMAHNLQVMHNSKNRYDVLQSALSSKSAFNHPLEAMKNAVSYSLPQGVCCHHYSEGFGTLWSMVFDNTGRQVHICMGSPRANPWISFGFGDPPGLSSYTAILPNETSEASFWSPIP; this is encoded by the coding sequence ATGGATTACAAAACAACACTATATCAGCATATCGTTACGGAAGGTACACATTATGAAATCGGCCGCGCTCTGGGAGCCATTGTTAAACAAGACCCGCCACTTCTGTCTTTCCTCTCTTCCCCCTTTATGGGCGCAGACTCCTTACTGCCTGACGCAGTTGAACATGCATTGAACTGTTTTGAACGCTACTGTCCGGGAATCAATGATGAAGTAAAAGGTTTTGCTCATGAAACCGGTATTAGAGAAGAAGAGGCAGTATTCTATTACTCCTATCTTCAGCCTTCCGGACATTGCAGCCAGGCGGCCATGCAAAGCGGGCGATTAAGCGGCAGCCGCACATACCATTTGCGCACCTACGAATATGGCTGGGAAGACGCGCCATATAACCAGCTGCTGCTCAGCACAACAAGGGTCACCGGGAAGCCGGCACATATAGGTTTCGCTTTGCAGTTATTCGGGCGTTATGACGGGATGAATGATCAGGGACTCAGCGTAACAACGACCTCGGGCAGAATCCGCCCGGACATGTCTGAGGCGGGATTTGTATTTCCGGGAGTCGTCCGGGCCCTGCTCGATCAATGTGTTTCCGTGAAGGAAGCGGTCTCTCTTATGCGTAGTATGCCGATTTCCGATTACAGGAATTTTCTAGTATCCGATGCAGCAGGAGGCATTGCTCTGATTGAAGTTGCCGGAACGCACAAAGAGATTAAGCTGGTCGAAGCCGCCCATACAAACTCTCCGCAGCTTGTTGTGTCCGCCAATCACTATACCCTCCCCTCCATGATGGCTCACAACTTGCAGGTAATGCATAATTCTAAGAATAGGTACGATGTTCTTCAGTCAGCCTTGTCCAGTAAAAGCGCATTTAATCATCCGCTTGAGGCCATGAAGAATGCTGTCAGCTATAGCCTGCCGCAAGGGGTGTGCTGTCATCATTACAGTGAAGGCTTTGGCACGCTGTGGTCCATGGTGTTTGATAACACCGGGCGGCAGGTACATATCTGTATGGGATCACCGAGGGCCAATCCCTGGATAAGCTTCGGCTTCGGTGATCCGCCGGGACTCAGCAGCTATACCGCCATTCTCCCTAACGAGACATCGGAAGCTTCATTTTGGAGCCCTATTCCGTAA
- a CDS encoding MFS transporter, with amino-acid sequence MHAPASGSAAPLHSAQPAYPVLRKNKVFLLLFTASTLSVLGNAFHSLALSLWVLQETGSAKMMSILTVSNLIICSLLGSLTGTAADRINRRTLILSAYAVQSITVLGIAFALTKPDVSFILIVILTGIATSAGQFHAPAFQASLLTVVGKKYIQQAAGLMTLSENISRTAGYALGGIFVAAFGGAWAIFVDGIAFMISFLLVLAAGRFASTNTSSYKQKTNTFKQDVIGGFRYIWSNPFAKAVVLLLPVLSLFFLSCLMLTQVMAVQVWKAIPFQFGLMEACIPLGYMLGSGLILTMGSRIKRRGAVVAGSILLLGPLYAILAVTGSMAVAIPLILLIGFTFSFSTLLINIILRLEVPEGLQGRMFGVLGSLMSVSPPLGLAVFSAAADQFGAPVTMLSAGLLLLLFGTAAVAGLKEVRRYH; translated from the coding sequence ATGCATGCACCTGCTTCCGGAAGTGCTGCACCGTTACATTCAGCGCAGCCTGCATATCCTGTTTTACGTAAAAACAAAGTATTTCTGCTGCTGTTCACAGCCAGTACGCTTTCGGTTCTGGGCAATGCCTTCCACAGCCTTGCACTAAGCTTGTGGGTACTGCAGGAAACAGGCAGTGCAAAAATGATGAGCATCCTGACGGTAAGCAATCTCATCATTTGCTCGCTTCTGGGCAGTCTGACCGGTACGGCCGCCGACCGCATTAACCGCAGAACACTGATTCTCTCCGCTTATGCCGTGCAGAGCATAACCGTTCTGGGGATTGCTTTTGCCTTGACGAAGCCTGATGTTTCCTTCATCCTGATTGTAATCCTCACCGGAATCGCCACTTCCGCAGGGCAATTTCACGCCCCCGCCTTTCAGGCTTCCCTGCTGACTGTCGTCGGCAAAAAGTACATTCAGCAGGCTGCCGGCCTGATGACCTTGTCCGAGAATATTTCACGCACGGCAGGTTACGCCCTGGGAGGGATTTTTGTCGCCGCTTTTGGCGGGGCCTGGGCGATTTTTGTGGACGGCATTGCCTTTATGATCTCTTTCCTTCTCGTGCTGGCCGCCGGTCGCTTCGCAAGTACCAATACGTCATCATACAAACAGAAGACAAACACCTTTAAGCAGGATGTGATCGGCGGATTCCGCTATATCTGGAGCAATCCTTTTGCCAAGGCGGTGGTTCTCCTGCTGCCTGTCTTATCTTTATTCTTCCTCTCCTGTCTTATGCTCACACAGGTTATGGCCGTGCAGGTCTGGAAAGCCATCCCTTTTCAGTTCGGACTAATGGAAGCGTGTATCCCGCTTGGCTATATGCTGGGTTCGGGTCTTATCCTGACTATGGGCAGCAGAATCAAAAGGCGCGGAGCTGTGGTTGCCGGCAGCATCCTTTTGCTGGGCCCTCTATATGCAATTCTCGCTGTAACGGGCTCTATGGCTGTGGCGATCCCGCTCATTCTTCTCATCGGGTTCACCTTTTCATTCAGTACGCTGCTGATTAACATCATCTTAAGGCTGGAGGTGCCGGAAGGTTTGCAGGGAAGAATGTTCGGCGTACTGGGTTCCCTGATGAGTGTCAGCCCACCGCTCGGGCTTGCTGTCTTTTCTGCGGCAGCAGACCAGTTCGGGGCACCTGTAACGATGCTCTCAGCAGGCCTTCTGCTATTGCTGTTTGGCACAGCCGCCGTGGCCGGGCTTAAAGAAGTCCGCCGATATCATTAG